A single genomic interval of Rhea pennata isolate bPtePen1 chromosome 5, bPtePen1.pri, whole genome shotgun sequence harbors:
- the GPHB5 gene encoding glycoprotein hormone beta-5: MKLQHMVMGALPLLLLVGCLSALRTSGINLRTFIGCAVREFTFLAKKPGCKGLRITTDACWGRCHTWEKPVLEPPYIEAYHRVCTYNETKMVTVKLPKCAPNVDPFYTYPVAIRCDCDVCSTATTECETA; encoded by the exons ATGAAGCTCCAGCATATGGTGATGGGCGCTctgcctctcctgctgctggtgggcTGCCTCAGTGCCCTGAGGACCTCTGGCATCAACCTGCGCACATTCATCGGCTGTGCTGTGCGGGAGTTCACCTTCCTGGCCAAGAAGCCTGGCTGCAAGGGGCTGCGCATCACCACGGACGCTTGCTGGGGCCGCTGCCACACGTGGGAG AAGCCAGTCCTGGAGCCACCTTACATTGAGGCTTACCATCGTGTTTGCACCTACAACGAGACCAAGATGGTGACAGTGAAGCTGCCTAAATGTGCCCCCAACGTGGACCCGTTTTACACGTACCCAGTGGCCATCCGCTGCGACTGCGACGTCTGTTCCACAGCGACTACTGAATGCGAGACCGCCTGA